The Schistocerca piceifrons isolate TAMUIC-IGC-003096 chromosome 5, iqSchPice1.1, whole genome shotgun sequence genome has a segment encoding these proteins:
- the LOC124798431 gene encoding DNA repair protein XRCC2-like codes for MAFQCDAESGVQFLSRCGANLSLKGIDTVIFETGPELNDVIEITGDPSCGKTLLVTKFLVKCVLPKEWGKFHIGGLNVGAILMDTDHHFHLLKLVNLMELHLMKCRTHSEDVEDNKTVLDSATAEKIIKESLRKLIILKCYDSAQYQITLHSLERLLSVNRYVSLLVLDSITAYYWQDVAQGGVRKMDLYVKKMLQTIKKCLMEYKLVLMYTKQTYFQSTKSSTDVHDDKTTPTYRIHLQQCQGQLNNNLFYAQISGQGKTKCILYKIDNSGITWNP; via the coding sequence ATGGCATTTCAATGCGATGCGGAATCCGGAGTTCAGTTTCTATCCAGATGTGGTGCCAATTTGAGCCTTAAAGGGATAGATACGGTGATATTTGAAACTGGCCCCGAATTAAATGATGTGATTGAAATTACTGGCGATCCATCGTGTGGAAAGACGTTACTTGTGACGAAGTTTTTAGTGAAATGCGTATTACCGAAAGAATGGGGAAAATTCCATATTGGCGGGCTGAATGTTGGGGCTATATTGATGGATACAGACCATCACTTTCATTTGCTAAAACTTGTAAATTTGATGGAGCTACATCTTATGAAATGTAGGACACACAGTGAAGATGTTGAGGACAACAAAACAGTGTTAGATTCGGCGACGGCGGAGAAAATAATCAAGGAATCTCTAAGAAAACTTATAATTCTTAAATGCTACGACAGTGCACAGTATCAAATTACATTGCATTCTTTAGAAAGACTGTTAAGTGTCAACCGATATGTTAGTCTGCTGGTGCTAGATAGCATAACGGCGTACTATTGGCAGGATGTAGCCCAGGGTGGCGTTCGTAAAATGGATCTTTAcgtgaagaaaatgcttcagacgatAAAGAAGTGCCTCATGGAGTATAAACTAGTGCTAATGTATACCAAGCAAACATATTTCCAATCAACAAAATCATCTACAGACGTTCATGATGATAAGACCACACCTACATACAGAATTCATCTCCAGCAGTGTCAGGGCCAATTGAATAATAATCTATTCTATGCACAGATTAGTGGACAAggcaaaacaaaatgtattttgtatAAAATTGATAACAGTGGTATAACATGGAATCCGTAA